A single genomic interval of Lathyrus oleraceus cultivar Zhongwan6 chromosome 7, CAAS_Psat_ZW6_1.0, whole genome shotgun sequence harbors:
- the LOC127103736 gene encoding protein FAR1-RELATED SEQUENCE 5-like translates to MARALIEIMPEAYHGLCTWHLMQNCIKHLGNLMKGESHFLSDFKKCMYEYENEDQFDEGWRNLLVTYDVKENSWLQKVYTIKEKWASCYMKKVFTLGMRSTQLSENMNAGIKGFMNVNLDIIKFFKRFEDFVEEKQRNSYSKILQQVSELYTPSIFDQFQHEYELFENCYVKNIDIQPPLVDCVIAMESNLGEWRVSLDLDKNSICYSCRKFESLDILCCHCLRVNEFIGKVKESTSTHDGLAQAKGFKKREGKKSSKRPKGWIESQPPNRKKNVGSKVSKIQENNNTSTQFGANSFTQLLMRY, encoded by the exons ATGGCAAGAGCATTGATTGAGATTATGCCTGAAGCTTATCATGGCTTATGTACATGGCACTTAATGCAAAATTGCATCAAACACTTAGGAAATTTGATGAAAGGTGAATCTCATTTTCTTAGTGATTTTAAGAAGTGTATGTATGAATATGAAAATGAAGACCAATTTGACGAAGGTTGGAGAAATCTTTTAGTAACCTATGATGTTAAAGAAAATAGTTGGTTGCAAAAAGTGTACACTATAAAGGAGAAGTGGGCATCATGTTACATGAAGAAAGTTTTCACATTAGGAATGAGAAGCACTCAACTTAGTGAAAACATGAATGCAGGTATTAAAGGTTTTATGAATGTGAACTTGGATATAATCAAATTTTTTAAGCGCTTTGAGGATTTTGTAGAAGAAAA ACAAAGGAACTCATATTCAAAAATCTTGCAACAAGTGTCTGAGCTTTATACTCCTAGTATTTTTGATCAATTCCAGCACGAGTATGAGTTGTTTGAAAATTGCTATGTGAAAAACATTGATATACAACCACCTTTAGTTGATTGTGTTATTGCCATGGAAAGTAATTTGGGTGAGTGGCGAGTGTCACTTGATTTGGATAAGAATTCAATTTGTTACTCTTGTCGTAAATTTGAGAGTCTTGACATACTTTGTTGTCATTGTTTAAGA GTGAATGAGTTTATTGGTAAAGTTAAGGAGTCTACAAGCACTCATGATGGTTTGGCACAAGCAAAAGGATTCAAAAAAAGAGAAGGTAAAAAGAGTTCAAAACGCCCAAAAGGTTGGATAGAGTCTCAACCTCCCAACAGAAAGAAAAATGTTGGCTCTAAAGTTTCAAAAATTCAG GAAAATAATAACACTTCAACTCAATTCGGTGCCAATAGTTTTACTCAATTATTGATG agATATTAG
- the LOC127103737 gene encoding protein MAIN-LIKE 1, whose product MLTSSSDSQELGSCSSSGIPPSIAASVTAFLRARAVLSIYGSNGINAAAELTGYPGGPYDTSLLVKYEHHVARHIWFGEERGPKKELKVAGHGLKLTSRVPLALPPQMESWVSRSGLASLQRTSLNKIDTNLVSAFVERWHLETSSFHMPFGEMSITLDDVACLLHLPIRGIFWSPQDVTEELAVELAVDYLGVSQGQAQSHVRSCRGSYYKLEWLYDIFVHHRAASSWAYATRAYLLMLVGSTIFADKTFTLVEARYLLLFRDLDGCSGYSWGAAALVTLYRYLGDASMYSCKQLGGYPTLLQCWIHEYFPTVGKRGENWNPAGNCGLPRAMRWSYRQGVLKVDDLRPILDELTPTDVIWRPFEDHRAWRVFDEICLYRGCLKWGETVVPYLPDRCLR is encoded by the exons ATGTTGACTTCTTCTTCAGATTCACAAGAACTTGGTAGTTGCTCTTCTTCTGGTATTCCTCCGTCCATAGCTGCTTCTGTAACTGCATTTCTGAGAGCACGTGCAGTTCTTTCAATTTATGGATCCAATGGAATTAATG ctgCAGCTGAGCTGACTGGATATCCAGGAGGGccgtacgatacgtctcttttggtgaagtacgagcatcatgttgctcgacatatatggttcggtgag gaaagaggaccaaagaaagagttgaaggttgccggacatggactgaagttgacttctagggttccattggctcttccaccacagatggagagttgggtatctagatccggtttagcttcactgcagagaacgagtctgaacaagatagacacaaatcttgtctctgcatttgtggaaagatggcatctagagacatcttcatttcacatgccgtttggtgaaatgagcattactttagaTGATGTCGCATGTCTACTTCACTTGCCCATTAGGGGTATCTTTtggagtcctcaggatgtgactgaagagctagctgttgaacttgctgttgactacctaggagtgtcacagggtcaggcacagtcacatgttcggagctgcagggggtcgtattacaagttggagtggttatatGATATATTCGTACATCATAGGGCTGCTTccagctgggcatatgcgactagagcatatctattgatgttggtgggttccaccatatttgctgataagacctttacacttgtagaggcacgatacctcctcctgtttagggacttggatggatgttcaggatatagttggggagcagctgcactagttaccctctaccgatatcttggagatgcgtccatgtacagttgcaaacaactcggtggatatcctactctcctacag tgttggattcacgagtattttccaactgttggaaaaagaggggagaattggaaTCCTGCTGGAAACTGTGGTCTTCcccgagcgatgagatggtcgtatagacagggagtcctgaaggtcgatgatttacgacctattttggacgagctgacacctaCCGACGTCATCTGGCgaccatttgaggatcatagagcatggcgtgtatttgatgagatatgtctttacaggggctgtttgaagtggggtgaaacagttgttccatacttgcctgaTAGATGTTTACGTTAG